Proteins encoded by one window of Sorex araneus isolate mSorAra2 chromosome 3, mSorAra2.pri, whole genome shotgun sequence:
- the S100A10 gene encoding protein S100-A10: MPSQMEHAMETMMFTFHKFAGDKGYLTKDDLRVLMEKEFPGFLENQKDPLAVDKIMKDLDQCRDGRVGFQSFFSLIAGLTIACNDYFVVHMKQKGKK, encoded by the exons ATGCCATCTCAAATGGAGCATGCCATGGAAACCATGATGTTCACGTTTCACAAGTTTGCTGGGGACAAAGGCTACTTAACAAAGGATGACCTGAGAGTACTCATGGAAAAGGAGTTTCCTGGATTTTTGGAA AATCAGAAAGACCCTCTGGCTGTGGACAAAATAATGAAGGACCTGGACCAGTGCCGGGATGGCAGAGTGGGTTTCCAGAGCTTCTTCTCACTCATTGCGGGGCTCACTATCGCCTGCAATGATTATTTTGTTGTTCATATgaagcagaagggaaagaagtAG